In Anas acuta chromosome 5, bAnaAcu1.1, whole genome shotgun sequence, a single window of DNA contains:
- the GPR132 gene encoding probable G-protein coupled receptor 132 isoform X1 — protein sequence MTLTTTWCCRQLPEVHTEQPASAARVGVPYHLLCSSQGTKRRKKNSWKEIMANSTDCLEAQKDNVTICKGISYKDSKTLLIAVYSFVFAVGLPANCITSLLTFMQIQRNKVVAIYIFSLSLCELMYLSTLPLWIIYVQNEHKWYMGEQICKITGFIFFCNIYISILLLCCISVDRYVALVYALESRGRRERKKAIIIVCFLVAVVTIIHSPVFYMKSIHNDTCFETLPLDKTLASFGFARFLFGFAIPFMILIFTNYKIFQSTKISTSLTCRQKTKVKYLAIAIIVIFLICFSPYHVVLLIRSVYFLLHTDCSCPFEKDIYPVFTVFLCLSTANSVADPIIYVLVSENVRKDILRTLRRWRSNSSRFNSSLSHKSESTRQKTSKELQEGVQREENKERANSSPIEKTCYTSKDPEGGS from the coding sequence gaaaaaaaaacagctggaaagaAATCATGGCAAATTCTACAGACTGTCTCGAAGCTCAAAAGGATAATGTCACCATTTGCAAAGGCATTTCCTACAAAGACAGCAAGACACTTCTCATTGCTGtttacagctttgtttttgcaGTCGGCCTTCCAGCAAATTGCATAACTTCTCTGCTTACATTTATGCAAATCCAAAGGAACAAAGTAGTTGCCATCTACATTTTCAGTTTATCTTTGTGCGAGCTGATGTATTTAAGTACCTTGCCTCTCTGGATTATCTATGTGCAAAATGAGCACAAATGGTACATGGGTGAACAGATTTGTAAAATAAcaggattcatttttttctgcaacataTACATCAGCATTCTGCTTTTGTGCTGTATTTCTGTGGATCGCTATGTGGCATTGGTGTACGCTCTGGAATCAAGGGGAAGAAGAGAACGGAAAAAGGCAATCATAATCGTATGCTTTCTCGTTGCTGTGGTTACAATAATCCACAGTCCAGTATTTTACATGAAGAGTATACATAACGATACCTGCTTTGAGACTTTACCCCTTGACAAAACACTGGCTTCTTTCGGCTTTGCCAGATTCCTATTTGGATTCGCCATACCTTTCATGATCCTCATTTTCACAAACTACAAAATTTTCCAAAGTACAAAAATAAGTACCAGCTTGACTTGTCGCCAGAAGACCAAAGTGAAGTATCTGGCAATTGCCATTATTGTCATTTTCCTGATCTGCTTTTCTCCCTACCATGTGGTACTCTTAATAAGGTCTGTATACTTTCTGCTTCATACAGATTGCTCATGTCCATTTGAAAAAGACATATACCCAGTTTTTAcagtgtttctgtgtttatCCACTGCAAACAGTGTTGCCGATCCAATTATTTACGTGCTGGTTAGTGAAAACGtcagaaaagacattttaaggACTCTGAGAAGATGGAGGTCGAACTCATCCAGGTTCAACTCATCTCTTAGTCATAAGAGTGAGAGCACCAGACAGAAAACATCAAAAGAATTGCAGGAAGGAgtacaaagagaagaaaacaaagaaagagcaAATTCATCCCCCATTGAAAAGACCTGTTATACCAGCAAAGACCCAGAAGGTGGTAGCTAG
- the GPR132 gene encoding probable G-protein coupled receptor 132 isoform X2: MANSTDCLEAQKDNVTICKGISYKDSKTLLIAVYSFVFAVGLPANCITSLLTFMQIQRNKVVAIYIFSLSLCELMYLSTLPLWIIYVQNEHKWYMGEQICKITGFIFFCNIYISILLLCCISVDRYVALVYALESRGRRERKKAIIIVCFLVAVVTIIHSPVFYMKSIHNDTCFETLPLDKTLASFGFARFLFGFAIPFMILIFTNYKIFQSTKISTSLTCRQKTKVKYLAIAIIVIFLICFSPYHVVLLIRSVYFLLHTDCSCPFEKDIYPVFTVFLCLSTANSVADPIIYVLVSENVRKDILRTLRRWRSNSSRFNSSLSHKSESTRQKTSKELQEGVQREENKERANSSPIEKTCYTSKDPEGGS; this comes from the coding sequence ATGGCAAATTCTACAGACTGTCTCGAAGCTCAAAAGGATAATGTCACCATTTGCAAAGGCATTTCCTACAAAGACAGCAAGACACTTCTCATTGCTGtttacagctttgtttttgcaGTCGGCCTTCCAGCAAATTGCATAACTTCTCTGCTTACATTTATGCAAATCCAAAGGAACAAAGTAGTTGCCATCTACATTTTCAGTTTATCTTTGTGCGAGCTGATGTATTTAAGTACCTTGCCTCTCTGGATTATCTATGTGCAAAATGAGCACAAATGGTACATGGGTGAACAGATTTGTAAAATAAcaggattcatttttttctgcaacataTACATCAGCATTCTGCTTTTGTGCTGTATTTCTGTGGATCGCTATGTGGCATTGGTGTACGCTCTGGAATCAAGGGGAAGAAGAGAACGGAAAAAGGCAATCATAATCGTATGCTTTCTCGTTGCTGTGGTTACAATAATCCACAGTCCAGTATTTTACATGAAGAGTATACATAACGATACCTGCTTTGAGACTTTACCCCTTGACAAAACACTGGCTTCTTTCGGCTTTGCCAGATTCCTATTTGGATTCGCCATACCTTTCATGATCCTCATTTTCACAAACTACAAAATTTTCCAAAGTACAAAAATAAGTACCAGCTTGACTTGTCGCCAGAAGACCAAAGTGAAGTATCTGGCAATTGCCATTATTGTCATTTTCCTGATCTGCTTTTCTCCCTACCATGTGGTACTCTTAATAAGGTCTGTATACTTTCTGCTTCATACAGATTGCTCATGTCCATTTGAAAAAGACATATACCCAGTTTTTAcagtgtttctgtgtttatCCACTGCAAACAGTGTTGCCGATCCAATTATTTACGTGCTGGTTAGTGAAAACGtcagaaaagacattttaaggACTCTGAGAAGATGGAGGTCGAACTCATCCAGGTTCAACTCATCTCTTAGTCATAAGAGTGAGAGCACCAGACAGAAAACATCAAAAGAATTGCAGGAAGGAgtacaaagagaagaaaacaaagaaagagcaAATTCATCCCCCATTGAAAAGACCTGTTATACCAGCAAAGACCCAGAAGGTGGTAGCTAG
- the CDCA4 gene encoding cell division cycle-associated protein 4 isoform X1, giving the protein MGEEEGLHQAQLLRLIMPVETQEERGEAASLLGEKQPLRCSLLCEAVAPDFHQVWNLMGTRSWEPLPLSDATLRSHDSWTCSPLVPEYRLWDPVHMFLTPVVPHWPFYNLDTMFVRGLKRKCFDGEEDIEGTLAGIKAIPSYNLQRQSLLDMSLVKLQLCHMLVEPNLCRSVLIANTVRQIQEEMTQDGTWQMINTQSTGQASVDRLVSTDILCRSSREQAEGKHVPGYSTFSKDFEGDQAQDSSETMSTASSVQAPRNLPSNVWEMENPQENKGNFQKSLDQIFETLENKTPNSVEDLFSEVDNSYYDLDTMLTGMMSNTKMGHCDGLESFSSPTTTTSSSNCKSDLNELDHIVEILVES; this is encoded by the exons atgggagaagaggaaggactACATCAAGCACAATTACTG AGGTTAATCATGCCAGTAGAAACTCAGGAGGAGCGAGGAGAAGCTGCCTCTCTGCTAGGTGAAAAACAGCCGTTGAGATGTTCGCTTCTGTGCGAAGCAGTGGCTCCTGACTTCCATCAAGTTTGGAACTTAATGggaaccaggagctgggagcctCTGCCTCTCTCAGATGCCACTCTCCGAAGCCATGACTCGTGGACCTGCTCACCCCTGGTTCCCGAATATCGTCTTTGGGATCCAGTCCATATGTTCCTGACCCCTGTTGTACCACACTGGCCATTCTATAACCTG gaCACAATGTTTGTGCGAGgattaaagagaaaatgtttcgATGGCGAAGAAGATATTGAAGGAACTCTGGCTGGTATTAAGGCTATTCCTTCATACAATCTTCAGCGACAGTCACTTTTAGATATGTCCTTGGTTAAACTTCAGCTGTGTCACATGCTGGTTGAACCTAACCTTTGTCGTTCGGTACTTATAGCCAACACGGTACGCCAGATCCAAGAGGAAATGACCCAAGATGGGACTTGGCAGATGATAAATACGCAGAGCACAGGCCAGGCATCTGTGGATCGTCTTGTTTCAACAGATATCCTCTGTCGCTCATCTAGGGAACAAGCTGAGGGAAAGCATGTTCCAGGTTACAGTACTTTCAGTAAAGACTTTGAGGGCGACCAGGCACAAGATAGTTCAGAAACGATGTCAACAGCCTCTTCAGTGCAAGCTCCGAGAAACCTGCCAAGTAATGTGTGGGAAATGGAGAAtccacaggaaaacaaaggaaacttTCAAAAATCATTAGATCAAATATTTGAGACACTGGAGAACAAAACTCCTAATTCGGTGGAAGACCTCTTTTCAGAAGTTGACAACTCTTACTATGATCTTGATACTATGTTAACAGGCATGATGAGCAACACGAAAATGGGACACTGTGATGGGCTAgaatcattttcttctccaacaACTACAACTTCTAGCTCTAATTGTAAATCTGATCTTAACGAGCTTGATCATATTGTGGAAATCCTTGTTGAATCCTGA
- the CDCA4 gene encoding cell division cycle-associated protein 4 isoform X4: MGEEEGLHQAQLLDTMFVRGLKRKCFDGEEDIEGTLAGIKAIPSYNLQRQSLLDMSLVKLQLCHMLVEPNLCRSVLIANTVRQIQEEMTQDGTWQMINTQSTGQASVDRLVSTDILCRSSREQAEGKHVPGYSTFSKDFEGDQAQDSSETMSTASSVQAPRNLPSNVWEMENPQENKGNFQKSLDQIFETLENKTPNSVEDLFSEVDNSYYDLDTMLTGMMSNTKMGHCDGLESFSSPTTTTSSSNCKSDLNELDHIVEILVES; this comes from the exons atgggagaagaggaaggactACATCAAGCACAATTACTG gaCACAATGTTTGTGCGAGgattaaagagaaaatgtttcgATGGCGAAGAAGATATTGAAGGAACTCTGGCTGGTATTAAGGCTATTCCTTCATACAATCTTCAGCGACAGTCACTTTTAGATATGTCCTTGGTTAAACTTCAGCTGTGTCACATGCTGGTTGAACCTAACCTTTGTCGTTCGGTACTTATAGCCAACACGGTACGCCAGATCCAAGAGGAAATGACCCAAGATGGGACTTGGCAGATGATAAATACGCAGAGCACAGGCCAGGCATCTGTGGATCGTCTTGTTTCAACAGATATCCTCTGTCGCTCATCTAGGGAACAAGCTGAGGGAAAGCATGTTCCAGGTTACAGTACTTTCAGTAAAGACTTTGAGGGCGACCAGGCACAAGATAGTTCAGAAACGATGTCAACAGCCTCTTCAGTGCAAGCTCCGAGAAACCTGCCAAGTAATGTGTGGGAAATGGAGAAtccacaggaaaacaaaggaaacttTCAAAAATCATTAGATCAAATATTTGAGACACTGGAGAACAAAACTCCTAATTCGGTGGAAGACCTCTTTTCAGAAGTTGACAACTCTTACTATGATCTTGATACTATGTTAACAGGCATGATGAGCAACACGAAAATGGGACACTGTGATGGGCTAgaatcattttcttctccaacaACTACAACTTCTAGCTCTAATTGTAAATCTGATCTTAACGAGCTTGATCATATTGTGGAAATCCTTGTTGAATCCTGA
- the CDCA4 gene encoding cell division cycle-associated protein 4 isoform X2, whose product MGTRSWEPLPLSDATLRSHDSWTCSPLVPEYRLWDPVHMFLTPVVPHWPFYNLDTMFVRGLKRKCFDGEEDIEGTLAGIKAIPSYNLQRQSLLDMSLVKLQLCHMLVEPNLCRSVLIANTVRQIQEEMTQDGTWQMINTQSTGQASVDRLVSTDILCRSSREQAEGKHVPGYSTFSKDFEGDQAQDSSETMSTASSVQAPRNLPSNVWEMENPQENKGNFQKSLDQIFETLENKTPNSVEDLFSEVDNSYYDLDTMLTGMMSNTKMGHCDGLESFSSPTTTTSSSNCKSDLNELDHIVEILVES is encoded by the exons ATGggaaccaggagctgggagcctCTGCCTCTCTCAGATGCCACTCTCCGAAGCCATGACTCGTGGACCTGCTCACCCCTGGTTCCCGAATATCGTCTTTGGGATCCAGTCCATATGTTCCTGACCCCTGTTGTACCACACTGGCCATTCTATAACCTG gaCACAATGTTTGTGCGAGgattaaagagaaaatgtttcgATGGCGAAGAAGATATTGAAGGAACTCTGGCTGGTATTAAGGCTATTCCTTCATACAATCTTCAGCGACAGTCACTTTTAGATATGTCCTTGGTTAAACTTCAGCTGTGTCACATGCTGGTTGAACCTAACCTTTGTCGTTCGGTACTTATAGCCAACACGGTACGCCAGATCCAAGAGGAAATGACCCAAGATGGGACTTGGCAGATGATAAATACGCAGAGCACAGGCCAGGCATCTGTGGATCGTCTTGTTTCAACAGATATCCTCTGTCGCTCATCTAGGGAACAAGCTGAGGGAAAGCATGTTCCAGGTTACAGTACTTTCAGTAAAGACTTTGAGGGCGACCAGGCACAAGATAGTTCAGAAACGATGTCAACAGCCTCTTCAGTGCAAGCTCCGAGAAACCTGCCAAGTAATGTGTGGGAAATGGAGAAtccacaggaaaacaaaggaaacttTCAAAAATCATTAGATCAAATATTTGAGACACTGGAGAACAAAACTCCTAATTCGGTGGAAGACCTCTTTTCAGAAGTTGACAACTCTTACTATGATCTTGATACTATGTTAACAGGCATGATGAGCAACACGAAAATGGGACACTGTGATGGGCTAgaatcattttcttctccaacaACTACAACTTCTAGCTCTAATTGTAAATCTGATCTTAACGAGCTTGATCATATTGTGGAAATCCTTGTTGAATCCTGA
- the CDCA4 gene encoding cell division cycle-associated protein 4 isoform X3, producing MFLTPVVPHWPFYNLDTMFVRGLKRKCFDGEEDIEGTLAGIKAIPSYNLQRQSLLDMSLVKLQLCHMLVEPNLCRSVLIANTVRQIQEEMTQDGTWQMINTQSTGQASVDRLVSTDILCRSSREQAEGKHVPGYSTFSKDFEGDQAQDSSETMSTASSVQAPRNLPSNVWEMENPQENKGNFQKSLDQIFETLENKTPNSVEDLFSEVDNSYYDLDTMLTGMMSNTKMGHCDGLESFSSPTTTTSSSNCKSDLNELDHIVEILVES from the exons ATGTTCCTGACCCCTGTTGTACCACACTGGCCATTCTATAACCTG gaCACAATGTTTGTGCGAGgattaaagagaaaatgtttcgATGGCGAAGAAGATATTGAAGGAACTCTGGCTGGTATTAAGGCTATTCCTTCATACAATCTTCAGCGACAGTCACTTTTAGATATGTCCTTGGTTAAACTTCAGCTGTGTCACATGCTGGTTGAACCTAACCTTTGTCGTTCGGTACTTATAGCCAACACGGTACGCCAGATCCAAGAGGAAATGACCCAAGATGGGACTTGGCAGATGATAAATACGCAGAGCACAGGCCAGGCATCTGTGGATCGTCTTGTTTCAACAGATATCCTCTGTCGCTCATCTAGGGAACAAGCTGAGGGAAAGCATGTTCCAGGTTACAGTACTTTCAGTAAAGACTTTGAGGGCGACCAGGCACAAGATAGTTCAGAAACGATGTCAACAGCCTCTTCAGTGCAAGCTCCGAGAAACCTGCCAAGTAATGTGTGGGAAATGGAGAAtccacaggaaaacaaaggaaacttTCAAAAATCATTAGATCAAATATTTGAGACACTGGAGAACAAAACTCCTAATTCGGTGGAAGACCTCTTTTCAGAAGTTGACAACTCTTACTATGATCTTGATACTATGTTAACAGGCATGATGAGCAACACGAAAATGGGACACTGTGATGGGCTAgaatcattttcttctccaacaACTACAACTTCTAGCTCTAATTGTAAATCTGATCTTAACGAGCTTGATCATATTGTGGAAATCCTTGTTGAATCCTGA